From the Synechococcus sp. HK01-R genome, one window contains:
- the ispD gene encoding 2-C-methyl-D-erythritol 4-phosphate cytidylyltransferase translates to MHLLIAAAGSGRRMGADRNKLLLPLAGRPVLAWTLEAALAAKAIAWIGLVGQPVDRAEIAPLMAGVAKPVVWIEGGSTRQESVQRGLAALPAAATHVLIHDGARCLAEPSLFDRCAAAVESGDAVIAATPVTDTIKRVNTEGLILDTPDRSELWAAQTPQGFAVEQLREGHRQALARGWSVTDDASLFERLGWHVQVLDAGPANIKVTTPFDLTVAEAVLALRAV, encoded by the coding sequence GTGCATCTGTTGATCGCCGCCGCCGGGAGTGGTCGTCGCATGGGCGCAGACCGCAACAAATTGCTCCTGCCCCTTGCCGGTCGACCGGTGCTGGCTTGGACCTTGGAGGCTGCATTGGCAGCCAAGGCGATTGCCTGGATTGGTCTTGTCGGTCAGCCGGTGGATCGTGCTGAGATCGCCCCTTTGATGGCAGGTGTCGCTAAGCCGGTGGTCTGGATCGAGGGGGGCAGCACCCGACAGGAGTCGGTTCAGCGAGGGTTGGCGGCCCTGCCGGCAGCAGCCACCCATGTCTTGATTCACGACGGAGCTCGCTGTCTTGCGGAGCCCTCTTTGTTCGATCGCTGTGCGGCTGCAGTGGAGTCGGGTGATGCGGTGATTGCGGCCACCCCCGTGACCGACACGATCAAACGGGTCAACACAGAAGGCTTGATCCTTGACACACCTGATCGCTCGGAGCTCTGGGCCGCCCAGACCCCCCAAGGGTTTGCGGTTGAGCAGCTCCGGGAGGGACACCGCCAGGCCCTGGCGAGGGGATGGAGCGTGACGGATGACGCATCCCTCTTTGAGCGCTTGGGATGGCACGTGCAGGTGCTTGATGCTGGACCCGCCAACATCAAAGTCACGACTCCCTTCGATCTCACCGTCGCGGAGGCGGTTCTGGCTCTTAGAGCAGTCTGA
- a CDS encoding N-acetylmannosamine-6-phosphate 2-epimerase, whose amino-acid sequence MAFPDPATLRGGLIVSVQAPEGSPMRHPDVIAAMAEASLDNGAVGVRLESPEHIGAVRRRCPEALIIGLWKRTFTGSSVYITPRWEEIRAVWAAGADVIALDATERQRPDGEELADLVQRARSELDAPLMADVDSVDNGLRAAAMGFHWVGTTLYGYTEATQSCRPPGFNLLAPLREKLPETVSLICEGGIASADAAVEALDAGADLVVVGTAITGVDLQVRGYCNALGKRGPK is encoded by the coding sequence ATGGCTTTTCCTGATCCGGCAACCTTGCGCGGTGGCCTCATCGTGTCGGTGCAGGCGCCGGAAGGTTCGCCCATGCGCCATCCGGATGTGATTGCAGCCATGGCTGAAGCGAGTCTCGATAACGGCGCTGTAGGCGTTCGCCTTGAGAGTCCGGAGCACATCGGTGCCGTCCGTCGCCGCTGCCCTGAAGCGCTGATCATTGGCCTCTGGAAACGCACCTTTACGGGCAGCAGTGTTTACATCACCCCTCGCTGGGAGGAAATCCGTGCCGTCTGGGCGGCTGGTGCCGATGTGATTGCCCTCGACGCGACCGAGCGACAGCGACCCGATGGGGAGGAGCTGGCTGACCTCGTGCAGAGGGCCCGATCTGAGCTGGATGCCCCTCTGATGGCCGATGTCGACAGTGTGGACAACGGTTTGAGGGCTGCAGCCATGGGATTTCACTGGGTCGGAACCACGTTGTATGGCTACACGGAAGCGACCCAGAGCTGTCGACCGCCTGGATTCAATCTGCTTGCGCCCTTGCGAGAGAAGCTGCCTGAGACTGTTTCCTTGATTTGTGAAGGTGGTATAGCGTCAGCCGATGCTGCCGTGGAGGCCCTTGACGCTGGAGCCGACTTGGTAGTCGTGGGCACGGCGATCACGGGTGTTGATCTTCAGGTGCGTGGGTACTGCAATGCCCTAGGCAAGCGAGGGCCGAAATAA
- a CDS encoding ABC transporter permease, producing the protein MTRPEPSALAELLQETMALTRRLFLQLQRRPSTLVAGVLQPLIWLVLFGALFSRAPEGLLPGGMSYGRFLGAGVIVFTAFSGALNAGLPVMFDREFGFLNRLLVAPLRSRSSIVLASVLYITTLSLVQSLAIMVTAFCLGYGWPGTAGLALVLLTLLLLVFAVTALSLGLAFALPGHIELIAVIFVANLPLLFASTALAPLSFMPPWMGWLAALNPLTFAIEPIRAAYAGPLDLSAVLLEAPYGAVSGTTCLLVLTVLTAGLFLLIRPLLNRKLA; encoded by the coding sequence ATGACCCGACCCGAACCATCCGCGCTCGCTGAACTGCTGCAGGAAACCATGGCCCTGACCCGGCGCCTGTTTCTGCAGTTGCAACGCCGTCCTTCCACGCTGGTCGCAGGCGTGTTGCAGCCCCTGATCTGGCTGGTGTTATTCGGTGCACTCTTCTCAAGGGCGCCAGAGGGGCTCCTCCCTGGCGGGATGAGCTATGGGCGCTTCCTTGGCGCCGGTGTGATTGTGTTCACCGCTTTCAGTGGGGCGCTCAACGCCGGTTTGCCGGTCATGTTTGACAGGGAATTCGGCTTTCTGAATCGTCTGCTGGTCGCCCCCCTGCGCAGTCGCAGCTCGATCGTGCTCGCTTCGGTTCTGTACATCACCACCTTGAGCCTTGTTCAGAGCTTGGCGATCATGGTGACTGCCTTCTGCTTGGGCTATGGCTGGCCCGGGACAGCAGGCCTGGCTCTGGTGTTACTCACTCTGTTGCTGCTGGTGTTTGCCGTCACGGCCCTCAGTCTTGGGCTTGCCTTCGCGTTGCCAGGGCACATCGAGCTGATCGCCGTGATCTTTGTGGCCAATCTGCCGCTCCTGTTTGCCAGCACCGCCCTGGCCCCGCTCTCCTTCATGCCGCCCTGGATGGGCTGGCTTGCGGCGCTGAATCCACTTACCTTCGCGATTGAGCCCATTCGGGCGGCCTATGCAGGCCCCCTCGACCTCTCAGCAGTTCTGCTGGAGGCTCCTTATGGGGCGGTCAGCGGCACAACCTGCCTGCTGGTGCTCACCGTCCTGACCGCGGGTCTGTTTCTCCTGATCCGTCCCCTGTTGAATCGCAAACTTGCCTGA
- a CDS encoding glycosyltransferase family 9 protein yields the protein MRVLALSPGTVQQQLERLPALASLAEQLDATLQVACPARSRQVWSLLPAVDKVIPFEFEAGSTLADWANLLGSVREPDFQLSLNFAEGRQVNLMLSMSHIPTRVATSGFSATTTARPGEGWLAQRQEGFLQAIGLSLNAERFRLSLPAKALEEARSRQPAGDGPLLLLAASGISSDWPPEQWQQLPETIRSKLASLRTVVLPPGGSVTSRAAQVASADVVLSSCPITQLLAVYSGVPLVALGADADQLPSREGLRVVQAPAGGLTNLTPQDVLNALGF from the coding sequence ATGCGCGTTCTCGCCCTCAGTCCAGGGACCGTTCAGCAGCAACTCGAACGGCTGCCGGCCTTGGCGAGCCTTGCCGAGCAACTCGATGCGACGCTTCAGGTGGCCTGCCCTGCCAGGTCCCGCCAGGTCTGGAGCCTGCTGCCGGCGGTGGACAAGGTGATCCCCTTCGAATTTGAGGCGGGCTCGACCCTGGCCGACTGGGCCAACCTTCTCGGATCCGTGCGCGAACCGGATTTCCAACTCAGCCTCAACTTCGCCGAAGGCCGTCAGGTGAACCTGATGCTCTCCATGAGCCACATCCCCACGCGGGTGGCCACGAGCGGCTTCTCCGCTACGACCACCGCTCGTCCTGGCGAAGGCTGGCTCGCCCAGCGTCAGGAGGGCTTCCTTCAGGCCATCGGCCTGAGCCTCAATGCAGAACGCTTCCGCCTGTCACTGCCAGCCAAAGCCCTTGAGGAAGCGCGGAGCCGCCAGCCAGCCGGAGATGGTCCGCTGCTGCTGTTGGCGGCAAGCGGAATCAGCAGTGACTGGCCCCCCGAGCAATGGCAGCAGCTGCCGGAAACGATCCGCTCAAAACTGGCCAGTCTGCGCACCGTCGTGCTTCCACCTGGCGGATCTGTGACGTCGAGGGCCGCTCAGGTTGCCAGCGCCGATGTCGTGCTCAGCAGCTGCCCGATCACCCAACTCCTTGCCGTCTATAGCGGAGTGCCGCTCGTCGCCCTGGGAGCGGACGCAGACCAACTGCCCAGCCGAGAAGGTCTGCGGGTGGTTCAAGCCCCAGCTGGAGGGCTGACCAACCTCACCCCGCAGGATGTCCTGAACGCCCTGGGCTTCTGA
- the groL gene encoding chaperonin GroEL (60 kDa chaperone family; promotes refolding of misfolded polypeptides especially under stressful conditions; forms two stacked rings of heptamers to form a barrel-shaped 14mer; ends can be capped by GroES; misfolded proteins enter the barrel where they are refolded when GroES binds) — MAKLLRFSDDSRAALERGMNALADAVRVTIGPRGRNVVLEKSFGAPDIVNDGDTIAKEITLEDPFENLGAKLIQQVAAKTKDKAGDGTTTATVLAQAMVEEGLRNTAAGASPIELRRGMEKAVAQVVAGLQQRSQSVSGSAIQQVATVSSGGDEEVGRMVAEAMEKVSVDGVITVEESKSLATELEVTEGMAFDRGYSSPYFVTDGDRQVCEFENALLLLTDRKVSAVADLVPVLETVQKTGSPLVILAEEVDGEALATLVVNKNRGVLQVAAVRAPSFGERRKAALADIAVLTGGTVISEDRAMTLDKVTIADLGRARRITITKESTTIVANDDHRDAVAARVASIRRELENTESEYDREKLNERIAKLAGGVAVIKVGAPTETELKNKKLRIEDALNATRAAVEEGIVAGGGCTLLQLSRELNALADQLLGDQRTGVEIVQRALSAPLRQIAINAGANGDVVVEEVLRNNLGFNAITGAFEDLLQAGILDAAKVIRLALQDAVSIASLLITTEVVIADKPEPPAPPAGGGDPMGGMGGMGGMGGMGGMGMPGMM; from the coding sequence ATGGCCAAACTTCTACGTTTTTCGGATGACTCCCGTGCCGCCCTCGAGCGGGGCATGAATGCTCTCGCCGATGCGGTGCGCGTGACGATCGGCCCGCGTGGGCGCAATGTGGTGCTCGAGAAAAGCTTCGGCGCACCCGACATCGTCAACGACGGCGACACGATCGCCAAAGAAATCACCCTCGAGGATCCGTTTGAGAACCTCGGAGCCAAGCTGATCCAGCAGGTGGCGGCGAAAACCAAAGACAAAGCCGGTGACGGAACCACCACGGCGACCGTGTTGGCCCAAGCCATGGTCGAGGAGGGCCTGCGCAATACGGCAGCTGGCGCCAGCCCGATCGAGCTACGTCGTGGCATGGAGAAGGCCGTCGCTCAGGTGGTGGCCGGCCTTCAGCAGCGCAGCCAGAGCGTCTCCGGTTCTGCCATCCAGCAGGTCGCCACCGTCAGTTCCGGTGGTGATGAGGAAGTCGGCCGCATGGTGGCTGAAGCCATGGAGAAAGTGAGCGTCGACGGTGTGATCACTGTCGAAGAATCGAAGTCCCTGGCCACCGAGCTGGAAGTGACTGAAGGCATGGCCTTCGATCGCGGCTATTCCTCCCCCTACTTCGTCACCGATGGCGACCGTCAGGTGTGCGAATTTGAGAATGCACTCCTGTTGCTCACCGACCGCAAAGTGAGCGCCGTCGCCGACCTCGTGCCGGTGCTGGAGACCGTGCAGAAGACCGGCTCCCCGCTGGTGATCCTGGCCGAGGAAGTCGATGGAGAAGCCCTCGCCACTCTGGTGGTCAATAAGAACCGCGGTGTGCTCCAAGTTGCGGCAGTCAGGGCCCCCTCCTTTGGCGAGCGCCGCAAGGCAGCCCTTGCGGATATCGCAGTGCTCACGGGCGGCACGGTCATTAGTGAAGACCGGGCCATGACCCTCGACAAGGTGACCATCGCAGACTTGGGCCGAGCCCGTCGGATCACGATCACCAAGGAGAGCACCACGATTGTGGCCAACGATGACCACCGGGACGCCGTGGCAGCACGGGTGGCATCCATCCGCCGTGAACTGGAGAACACAGAGTCTGAGTACGACCGCGAAAAGCTGAATGAGCGGATCGCCAAGCTGGCCGGTGGCGTGGCGGTGATCAAGGTGGGAGCCCCAACGGAAACGGAGCTCAAGAACAAGAAGCTGCGGATCGAGGATGCCCTCAATGCGACCCGGGCTGCCGTGGAAGAAGGCATCGTCGCTGGAGGCGGTTGCACACTGCTCCAGCTCTCCCGGGAACTGAATGCCCTGGCGGATCAACTCCTGGGTGATCAGCGCACCGGCGTGGAGATCGTGCAGAGGGCCCTGTCTGCTCCCCTGCGTCAGATCGCCATCAATGCCGGCGCAAACGGTGATGTGGTGGTTGAAGAGGTGCTCCGCAACAACCTTGGCTTCAACGCCATCACTGGAGCCTTCGAAGACCTGCTTCAGGCAGGCATTCTCGATGCGGCCAAAGTCATTCGCCTCGCCCTCCAGGATGCGGTTTCCATCGCCTCCCTCCTGATCACCACCGAGGTGGTGATCGCCGACAAACCAGAACCTCCGGCACCCCCGGCTGGCGGCGGCGATCCCATGGGCGGCATGGGCGGCATGGGAGGAATGGGCGGCATGGGAGGAATGGGCATGCCCGGAATGATGTGA
- a CDS encoding TrkA family potassium uptake protein: MLARPWRLPVLALSAVILAGAVGYRITEGWDWGDCLWMVLITISTIGYGEVEPLSQAGRLVTVLIIAGGVVVVQLSIQRVLGLTESGYFRQVRELRFRRVLRRMHDHVILCGYGRIGREIGAQLQLENVPVLVVEMDPERRQAAEDSGLRVLQADATLDETLLEAGLERCRSLVAALPSNAANLYVVLSARGLEPNCRLIARADSEESAAKLRLAGASVVVSPYVAGGRMMAATALRPLAVDFMELLAGSDCEIEEFRLSRDPLLLHNLPGRSLAELELGRRTGAMVIAIRDGGRLIANPGGDVTLQPGQLLVVLGSKQQLCELRDLLGEAVDMVETMGR, encoded by the coding sequence ATGCTGGCCCGACCTTGGCGCCTGCCGGTGCTGGCGCTTTCGGCGGTGATCTTGGCGGGTGCCGTTGGTTATCGCATCACCGAGGGCTGGGACTGGGGTGACTGCCTCTGGATGGTGCTGATCACGATCAGCACCATCGGTTATGGGGAGGTTGAACCCCTCTCGCAGGCTGGGCGGCTGGTGACGGTGCTGATCATCGCTGGCGGTGTGGTGGTCGTGCAGCTCTCGATCCAACGGGTGCTCGGACTGACAGAATCGGGCTACTTCCGACAGGTTCGCGAACTTCGTTTCCGCCGGGTTCTGCGTCGCATGCATGATCACGTGATCCTCTGCGGCTACGGCCGCATCGGCCGGGAGATCGGAGCGCAGCTCCAGCTCGAGAATGTTCCGGTGCTGGTGGTGGAAATGGATCCGGAACGCCGGCAAGCCGCTGAGGACAGTGGCCTTCGGGTGCTTCAGGCGGATGCCACCCTCGATGAGACCCTCCTGGAAGCAGGCCTGGAACGCTGCCGCAGCCTGGTCGCGGCCCTGCCCAGCAATGCCGCGAATCTCTATGTGGTGCTCAGTGCCCGAGGACTGGAGCCCAATTGCCGCCTGATTGCGAGGGCCGACAGCGAGGAATCGGCCGCCAAACTCCGGCTGGCGGGCGCCAGCGTTGTGGTCAGTCCTTACGTCGCTGGCGGCCGGATGATGGCGGCCACAGCCCTGCGGCCACTGGCGGTGGATTTCATGGAGCTGCTGGCCGGATCCGATTGCGAGATCGAGGAATTTCGACTCAGCCGTGATCCACTTCTGCTTCACAACCTGCCAGGGAGGAGCCTGGCAGAACTGGAACTCGGTCGGCGCACCGGCGCGATGGTGATTGCAATCCGTGATGGTGGACGACTGATCGCCAATCCGGGCGGTGATGTGACGCTTCAACCTGGCCAACTTCTGGTGGTGCTCGGCAGCAAACAGCAGCTCTGCGAATTGCGTGACCTCCTGGGCGAAGCCGTGGACATGGTCGAGACGATGGGGCGTTAG
- a CDS encoding LD-carboxypeptidase, translated as MVPTRGSSQLTPPLQAGDAVAVVAASSAIDDASRLQEGLELLSSWGLQPLPWDASKRRWGYLAGTDDQRRTDLNPSPTAPLLACARGGWGAARLLEEPIRWQPGWLLGFSDVTALLWARLAAGIDGGIHGPLLTTLAGEPLWSQQRLQDLLFGRALPDLRGETWSAASVSTGAVRGPLVAANLTVATHLLGSPHVPALQGAILVLEDVAEAPYRLDRMLTQWRLLGLLQKLGGLCFGRFSDCNDQDPERGGFSLEQVLRERCSDLGIPVLSGLPVGHGPGGNAALPMGRLAELDPAQGCLRLL; from the coding sequence CTGGTGCCGACTCGCGGATCCAGTCAGCTCACCCCACCCCTTCAAGCCGGTGATGCTGTGGCTGTGGTGGCGGCCAGCTCAGCCATCGACGATGCGAGCCGACTGCAGGAGGGGCTGGAGCTCCTCAGCTCCTGGGGCCTTCAGCCTTTGCCTTGGGATGCCAGCAAGCGACGCTGGGGCTACCTGGCCGGCACGGATGATCAGCGCCGGACGGATCTGAACCCCAGCCCGACAGCCCCACTGCTGGCCTGCGCCCGCGGCGGCTGGGGCGCTGCCAGGTTGCTGGAAGAGCCCATCCGATGGCAACCGGGCTGGCTGCTTGGCTTCTCCGACGTGACAGCCCTGCTTTGGGCGCGCTTGGCAGCAGGCATCGATGGAGGAATCCATGGCCCATTGCTCACCACCCTCGCGGGAGAGCCGCTCTGGAGTCAGCAACGTCTACAGGATCTTCTGTTCGGGCGTGCGCTGCCCGATCTCCGGGGGGAAACCTGGAGCGCAGCGTCTGTGAGCACGGGTGCAGTCCGAGGACCGCTCGTGGCGGCCAATTTGACCGTGGCCACTCACCTGCTTGGCAGCCCACACGTTCCTGCCCTGCAGGGGGCGATCCTCGTGCTGGAAGATGTGGCCGAGGCCCCCTACCGCCTCGATCGCATGCTCACCCAATGGCGCTTGCTGGGGTTGCTGCAGAAGCTTGGCGGTCTTTGCTTTGGCCGCTTTAGCGATTGCAACGACCAAGATCCCGAGCGCGGCGGCTTCAGCCTCGAGCAGGTCCTGCGGGAGCGCTGCAGCGACTTGGGCATTCCTGTGCTCAGCGGACTGCCCGTGGGACATGGCCCAGGGGGGAATGCGGCCTTGCCGATGGGGCGGCTCGCTGAACTCGATCCCGCCCAGGGCTGTCTCAGACTGCTCTAA
- the fabG gene encoding 3-oxoacyl-[acyl-carrier-protein] reductase: MSSPAPMTGQTAIVTGASRGIGRAVALTLAEAGADVVVNYASSPDAAEAVVAEITAAGGKAYALQANVADEEAVEGLIKTVLERSARIDVLVNNAGITRDGLLMRMKTEDWQAVINLNLTGVFLCTRAVTRPMLKQKSGRIINITSVVGLMGNAGQANYAAAKAGVVGLTRSAAKEMASRGITVNAVAPGFIATDMTKDLNAEGILAAIPLGQFGTPEQVAGAVRFLAADPAAAYITGQVLQVDGGMVMG; encoded by the coding sequence ATGAGTTCGCCCGCTCCCATGACCGGCCAGACAGCGATCGTGACCGGTGCCAGCCGTGGCATTGGCCGGGCTGTGGCCCTGACTCTCGCTGAAGCCGGAGCGGACGTGGTGGTGAATTACGCCAGCTCTCCTGATGCCGCAGAGGCTGTGGTGGCTGAGATCACTGCAGCAGGAGGCAAGGCCTATGCACTGCAGGCCAACGTGGCTGACGAGGAGGCTGTTGAGGGGCTGATCAAAACCGTGCTGGAACGCAGCGCCCGTATCGATGTGCTGGTGAACAACGCGGGCATCACCCGCGATGGACTGCTGATGCGCATGAAGACAGAGGACTGGCAGGCCGTGATCAATCTCAACCTCACCGGCGTCTTCCTTTGCACCCGCGCCGTCACCCGACCAATGCTGAAACAGAAGAGCGGCCGGATCATCAACATCACCTCCGTTGTGGGGCTGATGGGGAATGCCGGCCAGGCCAACTACGCCGCTGCGAAGGCTGGAGTGGTCGGACTGACCCGCAGTGCCGCCAAAGAGATGGCCAGCCGGGGAATCACCGTGAATGCCGTGGCCCCCGGTTTCATCGCCACCGACATGACGAAGGATCTGAATGCCGAGGGCATCCTTGCCGCCATTCCCCTCGGCCAGTTCGGTACCCCTGAGCAGGTGGCCGGTGCCGTGCGTTTCCTAGCGGCCGATCCTGCCGCTGCTTACATCACCGGCCAGGTGCTTCAGGTCGATGGCGGCATGGTGATGGGCTGA
- a CDS encoding ATP-binding cassette domain-containing protein, which translates to MPVLELTQLEKAYGAVKALDGLSLTVPEGCLYGLLGPNGAGKTTTLRILATLLAPDAGRVSVAGVDALKDPRGVRRLLGYVAQEVAIDKILTGRELLQLQGDLYHLQRGVRDARIAELVQRLSMAEWIDRRCGTYSGGMRRRLDLAAGLLHQPRVLVLDEPTVGLDIESRAAIWQVLRELRQQGTTVLLSSHYLEEVEALADAMAIIDAGRVIAEGTPEALKQQLGGDRVTLRVREFSDQKEADQLCALLEPVEGVRQIVVNRSQGYSLNLVVEGEWVLQGLRAKLEAAGLPVFALAQSRPSLDDVYLQATGRTLMDAELAVAGQRDPKQERKQSMR; encoded by the coding sequence ATGCCCGTGTTGGAGCTCACTCAGCTTGAGAAGGCCTACGGGGCGGTCAAGGCTCTCGATGGCTTGAGCCTGACGGTTCCTGAGGGCTGTCTTTACGGGTTGCTCGGACCCAATGGAGCCGGCAAGACCACCACCCTGCGGATCCTGGCCACTCTGCTGGCCCCCGACGCAGGCCGTGTGAGCGTTGCAGGGGTTGATGCCCTCAAGGATCCCCGAGGGGTTAGGCGTTTGCTGGGTTATGTCGCCCAGGAGGTGGCGATCGACAAGATCCTCACCGGCCGTGAACTCCTTCAGCTGCAGGGTGACCTGTATCACCTGCAACGCGGTGTGCGTGATGCACGGATCGCAGAGCTCGTGCAGCGGCTGTCCATGGCGGAGTGGATTGACCGTCGTTGCGGGACCTATTCCGGTGGCATGCGTCGCCGCCTCGATCTCGCAGCGGGACTGCTCCATCAGCCTCGGGTGCTGGTTCTTGATGAGCCGACGGTCGGTCTGGATATCGAAAGCCGCGCTGCGATCTGGCAGGTGTTGCGGGAGCTACGCCAGCAAGGCACCACCGTGTTGCTGAGCAGTCACTACCTGGAGGAGGTCGAGGCCTTGGCCGATGCAATGGCCATCATTGATGCCGGCCGGGTGATTGCGGAGGGCACCCCTGAGGCCCTCAAGCAGCAGCTTGGTGGTGATCGGGTCACCCTTCGTGTCAGGGAGTTCAGTGATCAGAAGGAGGCTGATCAGCTTTGCGCGCTGCTCGAACCGGTTGAGGGGGTGCGGCAGATCGTCGTGAACCGTTCCCAGGGTTATTCGCTCAACCTTGTTGTTGAGGGAGAGTGGGTCCTGCAAGGCCTGCGGGCCAAGCTCGAGGCTGCGGGCCTGCCCGTCTTTGCCCTCGCCCAGAGCCGGCCGAGCCTGGATGACGTTTACCTGCAGGCGACCGGGAGGACTCTGATGGATGCGGAGCTTGCCGTCGCTGGTCAACGCGACCCTAAGCAGGAGCGCAAGCAGTCCATGCGTTGA
- a CDS encoding 4-hydroxybenzoate polyprenyltransferase, translating into MTGPTSRPALTPWVQLLRWNKPSGRLILLIPAGWSLWLSPAGPPPASLVLLILLGGLSVSAAGCIANDLWDRRFDREVARTRERPLAQGMIPLQAAFVALVLLLLLSLLVVLALPDRHRLTCLGLALLALPPILLYPSAKRWFAYPQMVLALCWGFAVLIPWAATGAPLVGSITLVGCWLATLLWTFGFDTVYAMADRTDDARLGLRSSALSLGPHCVVAVRCCYALAALSLAFAAWGAGLAAGFWLCWFVAAIGMERSTKGLRSTQPQPMAIYGTHFRHQVWLGSLLLLGVILGRIG; encoded by the coding sequence GTGACCGGCCCGACCTCACGCCCGGCTCTCACCCCCTGGGTTCAACTGCTTCGCTGGAACAAACCGAGCGGAAGGCTGATTCTGCTGATCCCTGCGGGCTGGAGCCTTTGGTTGTCTCCTGCGGGACCACCTCCTGCATCGCTTGTGCTGTTGATCCTGCTGGGAGGTCTGAGCGTGAGCGCTGCAGGCTGCATCGCCAATGACCTCTGGGATCGACGCTTCGACAGGGAGGTGGCCCGGACCCGAGAACGCCCCCTGGCCCAGGGAATGATCCCGCTGCAAGCCGCCTTCGTCGCCCTCGTGCTGCTGCTGCTTCTGAGCCTGCTGGTGGTGCTGGCTCTCCCTGACCGGCATCGCCTCACCTGCCTGGGGCTGGCGCTGTTGGCCCTGCCGCCCATTCTTCTGTACCCCTCAGCCAAACGCTGGTTCGCCTATCCCCAGATGGTGCTGGCCCTTTGTTGGGGCTTTGCAGTGCTGATTCCCTGGGCAGCCACCGGTGCTCCGCTTGTCGGATCGATCACCCTCGTGGGCTGCTGGCTGGCCACGCTGCTCTGGACCTTTGGCTTCGACACGGTGTACGCCATGGCGGATCGGACGGATGACGCCCGGCTCGGCCTGCGCAGCAGTGCTCTCAGTCTTGGGCCGCACTGTGTCGTCGCAGTGCGCTGCTGCTACGCCCTGGCGGCACTCAGTCTGGCCTTCGCGGCCTGGGGCGCTGGACTCGCTGCTGGTTTCTGGCTCTGCTGGTTTGTGGCAGCCATTGGCATGGAACGATCCACCAAAGGCCTGCGCAGCACCCAACCCCAGCCAATGGCCATCTACGGCACCCACTTCCGCCATCAGGTGTGGCTCGGCTCCTTGCTGCTGCTGGGGGTGATCCTCGGCAGGATCGGTTGA
- a CDS encoding heme o synthase, protein MVSSTAPASAALTREDVVPSRRRVKLPAWLEVAKPRLIPLLLATTLGGMALTEGWPLSSPRLACTLGGGALAAAAAGVLNCLWEQELDGRMQRTSGRALPSGRLSPTAAFFGAVSCTLAAALLLVSGVNCLAAGLSLLGLCSYVLLYTALLKPRTSQNIVIGGVAGAIPPLVGAAAATGHVGLGGWWLFALVMVWTPAHFWALALLLREDYRAVGIPMLPVVKGPAVTARAIRRYGLATVLLSTLGVLALPEGGLLYGLLLLPFNGRLLQMVENLAAAPDNIERAKGLFRWSILYLFGICLLLVISRLPAAAHFDAQLQAAIGHWLVSLSPTSA, encoded by the coding sequence ATGGTTAGTTCCACCGCTCCTGCATCCGCTGCCCTCACGCGCGAGGACGTCGTGCCCTCACGCCGGCGGGTCAAGTTGCCCGCTTGGCTGGAAGTGGCAAAACCCCGTTTGATCCCTCTCCTGCTGGCCACCACCTTGGGCGGGATGGCCCTCACGGAGGGATGGCCTCTCTCCTCCCCCCGTTTGGCCTGCACCCTGGGAGGCGGTGCGCTTGCCGCTGCGGCAGCCGGAGTTCTCAATTGCCTATGGGAACAGGAGCTCGATGGACGCATGCAACGGACCAGCGGGCGAGCTCTCCCCTCCGGACGTCTGTCTCCCACTGCCGCTTTCTTCGGTGCTGTGTCCTGCACGCTGGCCGCAGCTCTGCTGTTGGTGAGTGGCGTGAATTGTCTCGCCGCCGGCCTCTCCCTGCTCGGGCTTTGCAGCTACGTGCTTCTCTACACCGCCCTGCTGAAGCCGAGAACCTCTCAGAACATCGTCATCGGCGGGGTGGCCGGGGCGATTCCTCCCCTCGTGGGCGCTGCTGCTGCCACCGGTCATGTGGGTCTCGGAGGTTGGTGGCTGTTCGCTCTTGTCATGGTCTGGACTCCCGCGCATTTCTGGGCCCTGGCGCTGCTGCTCCGCGAGGACTACCGGGCGGTTGGAATCCCGATGCTGCCGGTGGTGAAGGGGCCTGCGGTCACGGCCAGGGCGATTCGTCGCTACGGCCTCGCCACGGTCTTGCTGAGCACCCTCGGCGTTCTCGCCCTACCGGAAGGGGGGCTGCTCTACGGGCTGCTCTTGCTTCCTTTTAATGGACGACTGCTGCAGATGGTGGAGAACCTGGCGGCTGCTCCCGACAACATCGAGCGGGCCAAGGGGTTGTTCCGCTGGTCGATTCTTTATCTCTTTGGGATCTGTTTGCTGCTGGTGATCAGCCGTCTGCCTGCTGCGGCTCACTTCGATGCCCAGCTCCAGGCTGCGATCGGTCACTGGCTTGTGAGCCTCTCGCCCACCTCTGCCTAG